One Hermetia illucens chromosome 4, iHerIll2.2.curated.20191125, whole genome shotgun sequence DNA segment encodes these proteins:
- the LOC119654078 gene encoding lysozyme 2-like, with protein MARILYHDYGVTNLTTLANWICLIQHESSFNDQAVGAINYNGTQDFGLFQINNQWWCQGNVSSYNSCGIACTALLGNLSASWKCAQLVYQQQGFKAWYGWLNYCNGTAPSVADCI; from the coding sequence ATGGCTCGTATCCTCTACCACGACTACGGTGTAACCAACTTGACCACTCTCGCCAACTGGATTTGTTTGATTCAACACGAATCATCCTTCAACGATCAAGCCGTCGGTGCTATCAACTACAACGGAACCCAAGATTTCGGTCTCTTCCAAATCAACAACCAATGGTGGTGTCAAGGAAACGTCTCCTCCTACAATAGCTGTGGAATCGCTTGTACCGCTCTCCTCGGAAACTTGTCAGCATCCTGGAAGTGTGCCCAACTTGTCTACCAACAACAAGGATTCAAGGCCTGGTACGGATGGCTCAACTACTGCAACGGAACTGCTCCAAGTGTTGCTGACTGTATCTAA